In Carya illinoinensis cultivar Pawnee chromosome 10, C.illinoinensisPawnee_v1, whole genome shotgun sequence, one DNA window encodes the following:
- the LOC122279573 gene encoding sugar carrier protein C-like — translation MPAVGGIPAGGVPGREYPGKLTPFVTVTCIIAAMGGLIFGYDIGISGGVTSMDPFLKKFFPSVYRKKHENTSTNQYCQYDSEKLTMFTSSLYLAALLSSIVASTVTRKFGRKLSMLFGGVLFCAGAILNGFAQAVWMLIVGRMLLGFGIGFANQSVPLYLSEMAPYKFRGALNIGFQLSITVGILIANVLNYFFAKIKGGWGWRLSLGGAMVPALIITVGSLVLPDTPNSMIERGKHDEAKKKLIRIRGVEDVEEEFSDLVAASEASKLVEHPWRNLLQRKYRPHLSMAILIPFFQQLTGINVIMFYAPVLFDTIGFGSDASLMSAVITGIVNVGATLVSIYGVDKWGRRFLFLEGGIQMLICQGVVTAAIAAKFGVDGNPGELPKWYAIVVVLFICIYVAGFAWSWGPLGWLVPSEIFPLEIRSAAQSVNVSVNMIFTFIIAQAFLSMLCHMKFGLFLFFAFFVLVMTIFVYFFLPETKNIPIEEMGRVWKTHWYWSRFVSEDEYPSVQMGMAATEGIKNV, via the exons ATGCCTGCCGTCGGAGGGATTCCAGCGGGTGGTGTACCCGGCAGGGAGTACCCTGGCAAACTCACTCCCTTTGTGACTGTAACTTGTATCATCGCAGCCATGGGGGGCTTGATTTTCGGTTATGATATTGGAATTTCAG GTGGAGTCACGTCAATGGACCCTTTCTTAAAGAAGTTCTTCCCGTCGGTGTACCGGAAGAAGCATGAAAACACGTCCACCAACCAGTACTGCCAGTATGACAGTGAGAAGCTGACAATGTTCACGTCGTCGCTGTATTTAGCTGCTCTGCTTTCATCGATCGTGGCGTCCACTGTGACGCGTAAATTCGGTCGCAAGTTGTCCATGCTATTTGGAGGCGTGCTCTTTTGCGCTGGTGCCATCCTCAATGGCTTTGCACAAGCCGTCTGGATGCTTATCGTTGGCCGAATGTTACTCGGTTTCGGTATTGGGTTTGCCAATCAG TCGGTACCGCTCTACCTCTCTGAGATGGCACCCTACAAGTTCAGAGGAGCTTTAAACATTGGCTTCCAGTTATCTATCACGGTTGGTATCCTTATTGCCAATGTGTTGAATTACTTCTTTGCTAAGATCAAGGGTGGGTGGGGTTGGCGCTTGAGCTTGGGTGGGGCCATGGTCCCTGCCCTCATAATCACGGTTGGATCACTAGTCCTTCCTGATACCCCCAACTCTATGATTGAGCGTGGCAAACATGACGAGGCCAAGAAGAAACTCATAAGGATTAGGGGTGTTGAGGATGTTGAGGAAGAGTTCAGTGACCTTGTTGCTGCTAGTGAAGCATCAAAGCTTGTGGAGCACCCTTGGAGAAACTTGTTGCAAAGAAAATATAGACCCCACCTCTCTATGGCTATCCTAATTCCCTTCTTTCAGCAACTCACTGGAATCAATGTGATCATGTTCTATGCACCTGTTTTGTTTGACACCATTGGATTCGGAAGCGACGCTTCCCTCATGTCGGCTGTGATTACCGGAATTGTTAATGTTGGTGCTACTCTGGTATCCATTTATGGTGTTGATAAATGGGGAAGGAGATTTCTTTTCCTTGAGGGTGGAATTCAAATGCTCATTTGCCAG GGTGTTGTTACAGCTGCAATTGCTGCTAAATTTGGAGTGGATGGAAATCCTGGTGAGTTGCCCAAGTGGTATGCCATTGTCGTGGTGCTTTTCATTTGCATCTATGTTGCGGGATTTGCATGGTCTTGGGGTCCCCTTGGCTGGTTGGTGCCTAGTGAAATTTTCCCTCTTGAAATCCGATCTGCTGCTCAGAGTGTCAACGTGTCTGTGAACATGATATTCACATTTATCATTGCTCAAGCCTTCTTATCAATGCTTTGCCACATGAAGTTCGGGTTGTTTCTCTTCTTTGCCTTCTTCGTGTTGGTGATGACCATCTTTGTGTACTTCTTCTTGCCTGAAACTAAGAATATCCCAATTGAAGAGATGGGCAGGGTTTGGAAGACCCACTGGTACTGGTCCAGATTCGTGAGTGAGGATGAGTACCCTAGCGTCCAGATGGGTATGGCGGCAACGGAGGGTATAAAAAACGTGTGA